Proteins encoded by one window of Halobaculum halobium:
- a CDS encoding DUF7122 family protein, translating into MSDGEGAPGNDGSQFDRLPATGRERVVEGRATREEVLDWWDERFDVGPETFANHTFWEKGKGKIWVFADELPSPQGREGVGMTVLRTRQEHWKPTTTAVRKWGHLASKNVIDLSPGQATAFAAGHDQDLPEWDGDWGYLIATHELAGEQVPIGVGLYVYDELRSVVPKGYQEELPEL; encoded by the coding sequence ATGAGCGACGGCGAGGGCGCCCCCGGCAACGACGGGAGTCAGTTCGACCGCCTGCCCGCAACCGGCCGGGAGCGCGTGGTCGAGGGGCGCGCGACCCGCGAGGAGGTGCTCGACTGGTGGGACGAGCGCTTCGACGTCGGCCCGGAGACGTTCGCGAACCACACCTTCTGGGAGAAGGGCAAGGGGAAGATCTGGGTCTTCGCGGACGAGCTGCCCAGCCCGCAAGGGCGCGAGGGCGTCGGGATGACGGTCCTGCGTACGCGGCAGGAACACTGGAAGCCGACGACGACCGCGGTCAGGAAGTGGGGTCACCTCGCGAGCAAGAACGTGATCGATCTGTCGCCCGGACAGGCGACCGCGTTCGCCGCGGGCCACGACCAAGATCTCCCCGAGTGGGACGGCGACTGGGGCTATCTGATCGCGACCCACGAACTCGCGGGCGAGCAGGTGCCCATCGGCGTGGGGCTGTACGTGTACGACGAACTCCGGTCGGTCGTTCCGAAGGGATATCAAGAGGAGTTACCGGAGCTGTAG